In Salana multivorans, a single genomic region encodes these proteins:
- a CDS encoding GNAT family N-acetyltransferase — MDTPTDRDIEVTERPERYRYEITVDGQLAGIVAYDVVDDVTVMTHTVMQEAFDGQGFASIMVDRAIADVAARGGAVAATCPFVRHWLSKNHQHDAAVVALPEAIAGARLLEEL, encoded by the coding sequence ATGGACACGCCAACGGACCGGGACATCGAGGTCACCGAGCGCCCCGAGCGCTACCGCTACGAGATCACGGTCGACGGACAGCTCGCCGGGATCGTCGCCTACGACGTGGTTGACGACGTCACCGTGATGACCCACACGGTGATGCAGGAGGCCTTCGACGGCCAGGGCTTCGCGAGCATCATGGTCGACCGCGCGATCGCCGACGTCGCCGCGCGCGGCGGAGCCGTCGCGGCGACCTGCCCGTTCGTCCGGCACTGGCTGAGCAAGAACCACCAGCACGACGCCGCAGTGGTCGCGCTGCCCGAGGCCATCGCCGGCGCCCGGCTGCTGGAGGAGCTGTGA
- the mgtE gene encoding magnesium transporter — MPTSRFSGAPSAGTAPALSLHQALAIGTPKAVSLWLDVVDDPIERADQLGDLTEAEAVRLTELLTVPEAVDLLDTLDLHTAVDALRIAPPARAGAVVAHLETDRAAELLRELDAAESERILGRVPADRAAVLRGLLRWPEDSVAAHMVPDVIAVDDSVTAGEAIQQVRDHSAKLRQDSHIGAYVFAVADDGRLRGVVSFRELVLADEGTLVDDLCTHEVVSVTALTDQEEAARLLVRHRLLALPVVDDADHLLGVLTADDAADIVGEETTEDAERQGGSQPLDVPYLRASPFLLWRKRIVWLLVLFVAEMYTGNVMKAFEDELDAVVALAFFIPLLIGTGGNTGTQITTTLIRAMATENVRMRDVGRVVVKELSAGSFVAIAMAGAGFVRAWMLGVEVQVMVTIALSLAAIILWSSLIASVIPLVLKKLRVDPAVVSGPMIATLVDGTGLLIYFWIAKLTLPELAGL, encoded by the coding sequence GTGCCCACGTCTCGCTTCTCCGGCGCGCCCAGCGCCGGCACGGCCCCCGCCCTCTCCCTGCACCAGGCGCTCGCCATCGGGACGCCGAAGGCCGTGAGCCTGTGGCTCGACGTCGTCGACGACCCGATCGAGCGCGCCGACCAGCTCGGCGACCTCACCGAGGCCGAGGCCGTCCGGCTCACCGAGCTGCTCACGGTCCCCGAGGCCGTCGACCTGCTCGACACGCTGGACCTGCACACGGCGGTCGACGCGCTCCGCATCGCTCCGCCCGCGCGCGCCGGCGCCGTCGTCGCCCACCTCGAGACGGACCGCGCGGCCGAGCTGCTGCGCGAGCTCGACGCCGCCGAGTCCGAGCGGATCCTCGGCCGCGTGCCGGCGGACCGGGCGGCCGTGCTGCGCGGCCTGCTGCGCTGGCCGGAGGACTCGGTCGCGGCCCACATGGTGCCGGACGTCATCGCGGTCGACGACTCCGTCACGGCCGGCGAGGCGATCCAGCAGGTGCGCGACCACTCGGCCAAGCTGCGGCAGGACTCCCACATCGGCGCCTACGTCTTCGCCGTCGCCGACGACGGCCGGCTACGCGGCGTCGTGTCGTTCCGCGAGCTCGTGCTGGCGGACGAGGGCACCCTGGTCGACGACCTGTGCACGCACGAGGTCGTCTCGGTCACGGCCCTGACGGACCAGGAGGAGGCCGCCCGGCTCCTCGTCCGGCATCGGCTGCTCGCGCTGCCCGTCGTGGACGACGCCGACCACCTCCTCGGCGTCCTCACCGCGGACGACGCGGCCGACATCGTCGGCGAGGAGACCACCGAGGACGCGGAGCGCCAGGGCGGGTCACAGCCGCTCGACGTGCCGTACCTGCGCGCCTCGCCGTTCCTGCTGTGGCGCAAGCGCATCGTGTGGCTGCTCGTCCTGTTCGTCGCCGAGATGTACACGGGCAACGTCATGAAGGCGTTCGAGGACGAGCTCGACGCGGTCGTCGCGCTGGCGTTCTTCATCCCGCTGCTCATCGGCACGGGCGGCAACACCGGCACGCAGATCACGACGACGCTCATCCGCGCGATGGCCACCGAGAACGTCCGGATGCGCGACGTCGGCCGCGTCGTGGTCAAGGAGCTGTCCGCCGGGTCGTTCGTCGCCATCGCCATGGCGGGAGCCGGGTTCGTCCGGGCGTGGATGCTCGGCGTCGAGGTGCAGGTCATGGTGACGATCGCGCTGTCGCTCGCCGCGATCATCCTGTGGTCCTCGCTCATCGCCTCCGTCATCCCGCTCGTGCTCAAGAAGCTGCGGGTCGACCCGGCCGTCGTGTCGGGACCGATGATCGCGACGCTCGTCGACGGCACCGGCCTGCTCATCTACTTCTGGATCGCGAAGCTGACCCTGCCGGAGCTGGCCGGACTGTAG
- a CDS encoding phosphotransferase family protein, whose translation MTHKLDVTPTQIAAVLRPIGVPERIERLTGGMFAAAYRVTLADGGRVVVKATATDPRRLCRYELGIARTEVEVYRTLAGRGLPVPAVVLTDFGHDVVAGDVVVTAHLPGTPWIELDLDEEGAARARRALGGFMADLHRVPAPAFGYPAAESGLRAQDWPTAFEAMVEAIVQDATDVGVVLPVDRIRATVRAHRGALRVVTAPAVVHTDLWPANVFLDDDLAIVGVIDTERTVWGDPLLDLIGVDQLGLFDVDGDLLAGDTEAGGVLAQQLATPTGPARFALYRLYFSLILVAEVDVRGYDDAWVPEHRVRVRGLLDAALDRLDELAAAGAGGTGRQGPGVPGPGRVAPVDDGGPGAVLGSGTRP comes from the coding sequence ATGACCCACAAGCTCGACGTCACGCCCACCCAGATCGCGGCCGTCCTGCGACCGATCGGCGTCCCCGAGCGGATCGAGCGGCTGACCGGCGGGATGTTCGCGGCCGCCTACCGGGTCACGCTCGCCGACGGCGGCCGTGTCGTCGTCAAGGCGACCGCGACGGACCCGCGCCGGCTGTGCCGATACGAGCTGGGGATCGCGCGGACGGAGGTCGAGGTCTACCGGACCCTCGCCGGCCGCGGTCTGCCCGTGCCGGCCGTGGTGCTCACGGACTTCGGTCACGACGTCGTCGCCGGCGACGTGGTCGTCACCGCGCACCTGCCCGGAACCCCGTGGATCGAGCTCGACCTGGACGAGGAGGGCGCGGCCCGGGCCAGGCGGGCGCTCGGCGGGTTCATGGCCGACCTGCACCGCGTGCCGGCGCCGGCGTTCGGCTACCCGGCCGCGGAGTCCGGGCTGCGGGCGCAGGACTGGCCGACGGCGTTCGAGGCGATGGTGGAGGCGATCGTCCAGGACGCGACCGACGTGGGCGTCGTCCTGCCGGTCGACCGCATCCGCGCGACGGTCCGGGCGCACCGCGGAGCGCTCCGGGTCGTGACCGCACCGGCGGTCGTCCACACCGACCTGTGGCCGGCCAACGTCTTCCTCGACGACGACCTCGCGATCGTCGGCGTCATCGACACCGAGCGGACGGTGTGGGGAGACCCGCTGCTCGACCTGATCGGCGTCGACCAGCTCGGGCTCTTCGACGTCGACGGCGACCTGCTCGCCGGCGACACCGAGGCCGGGGGCGTGCTCGCGCAGCAGCTCGCGACGCCGACGGGGCCGGCGCGCTTCGCGCTCTACCGCCTCTACTTCTCGCTCATCCTCGTCGCGGAGGTCGACGTCCGCGGCTACGACGACGCGTGGGTGCCCGAGCACCGCGTCCGCGTCCGGGGTCTGCTCGACGCCGCGCTCGACCGGCTCGACGAGCTCGCCGCCGCGGGAGCCGGAGGGACGGGGCGCCAGGGGCCGGGCGTGCCGGGCCCGGGGAGGGTTGCGCCGGTCGACGATGGCGGGCCGGGCGCCGTCTTGGGGTCCGGCACCCGGCCCTGA
- a CDS encoding Ig-like domain-containing protein, whose translation MRAVRILVATVLTTALAASAASAAPDEAGPEAGEAPGAYVSIGESTTGTTYYVDGANGDDDADGTSPETAWRSLEKVSATTFEPGDHILLEANSTWNDQMLHPKGSGTDGNVIAVDLYEQTDDGAVYTADRRPVINGNGTYGTGSFKRYITGAVQLVNQEFWQIQNLEVTNSPELSNPNGYKKSGDAQRAGILVMGYEQDRTFRSVRVANNYVHDVQSEYFQKVVSPEAGVALKATGGIIILGHWIDPDGTVLLPAGEWRSSTGFTDVMVENNVVKRVGLEGIRTKADANTSVSNSFKKTFSDITIRNNYLEDVAGDGIVMSELSGGGLVEGNVAIRPSNADYGARNFAGMWAMSNDYGVFQYNEVYGIQFGFNDAEAYDIDLSSNYVVYQYNYSHHNTGGFILLMSDQRNSTVRYNISANDGGGNRGTDADNGGGGSYTYKEQSIFHYWVSSESSAMPQIYNNTFYVGDGISTSLFGEGNSGNNSGTVAHFWNNIIVKEGAGSFKFLSANPSNGADAIERKMVDNPERYFKNNVIWPASIASVTSGATPDKLALSDNVIADPQLALTRDPSLVAELATQAGTTFDVETGSIAEFTSREKLRQRAALFQIDADSVAAAAGLTISDALARVDAPVEDFFGGNVAGVAADVGAHQATQIATTIEVIAPEVAVTTAAGVYPTLPATVDVTVRETAGANVTERTETRPVVWDVIPLGDLQEAGEVSVSGVLQGNPTGSVTATVTVEGDLGPGVNVNRSDSTDAAYVQQGNPTTAMSAPGAGGGITTPAAGDMFKFPFGLSFNNNHTLKLKNAASVGFNRRILVEVDTTQFDGELADVKNASLRLYVSRFDSWSGAGGTDAERVRNTQFVADVYANDPTWTSGTVTWNNAPLNADVPVTTVPDYATLPLVSSRLVTNSEIFDNGYALDLDVTSYIRSLPEGTESASFLVVIPLSTAPNFNRDNSGFDSFSHLGAAAAYDRYQAGTMTLPAGMPDDFVMSATALAPSLLLSDVYVSGIDPITRTVAPLEVPVLPETATVRYSNGDSREVPVTWPTIEASQLADEGEHTIVGSAPGIANPIVATVTVVATHVTGFEDLPVIDLPVGLSRGELGLPTTVTATLDDGTSAELAVTGWDDDPNNYGPSSPPGTYRFPGAVELPAGVTNPDDHKPQQEVVTHPLPVSVSLSADRDEVAPGADLPVRASIRGQEPYTEVDAWGSELTWSVAPAGSSGTTGGDAAPEALAPQADEELVTIDDDGIVHVAEGAQPGDYVVTATSTRVDGVSGTFAFAVVADDGEPTPTPSGDPSGDPSGDPSGDPSGEPSGDPSGDPSDGTSTSPSGSASASPSGTAPGSGTMPGTGVSAGLLVALALGALLTGGVLAVRRRRLTA comes from the coding sequence ATGAGAGCGGTCAGAATACTCGTCGCGACGGTGCTGACGACGGCGCTCGCCGCGTCGGCGGCGTCCGCGGCACCCGACGAGGCGGGCCCCGAGGCCGGGGAAGCCCCGGGCGCCTACGTGTCGATCGGTGAGTCGACCACCGGCACGACCTACTACGTCGACGGGGCGAACGGCGACGACGACGCCGACGGCACGTCCCCCGAGACGGCATGGCGCAGCCTGGAGAAGGTCAGCGCCACGACGTTCGAGCCCGGCGACCACATCCTCCTCGAGGCGAACAGCACCTGGAACGACCAGATGCTGCACCCGAAGGGGTCCGGGACGGACGGCAACGTCATCGCCGTCGACCTGTACGAGCAGACGGACGACGGCGCCGTCTACACGGCGGACAGGCGTCCGGTCATCAACGGCAACGGGACGTACGGGACCGGCAGCTTCAAGCGCTACATCACGGGCGCCGTCCAGCTCGTCAACCAGGAGTTCTGGCAGATCCAGAACCTCGAGGTGACGAACAGCCCGGAGCTGTCCAACCCGAACGGCTACAAGAAGTCGGGTGACGCGCAGCGCGCCGGCATCCTCGTCATGGGGTACGAGCAGGACCGCACGTTCCGCTCGGTGCGCGTGGCCAACAACTACGTCCACGACGTTCAGTCGGAGTACTTCCAGAAGGTCGTCAGCCCCGAGGCGGGCGTCGCGCTCAAGGCCACCGGCGGCATCATCATCCTCGGGCACTGGATCGACCCGGACGGCACCGTGCTGCTGCCCGCGGGCGAGTGGCGCTCCTCGACCGGGTTCACCGACGTCATGGTCGAGAACAACGTGGTCAAGCGCGTCGGCCTGGAGGGCATCCGCACCAAGGCGGATGCGAACACCTCGGTCTCCAACTCGTTCAAGAAGACGTTCTCGGACATCACCATCCGCAACAACTACCTCGAGGACGTGGCCGGCGACGGCATCGTCATGAGCGAGCTGTCCGGCGGCGGCCTCGTCGAGGGAAACGTCGCGATCCGTCCGTCCAACGCTGACTACGGTGCGCGCAACTTCGCCGGGATGTGGGCGATGTCGAACGACTACGGCGTGTTCCAGTACAACGAGGTGTACGGGATCCAGTTCGGCTTCAACGACGCCGAGGCCTACGACATCGACCTGTCCAGCAACTACGTCGTCTACCAGTACAACTATAGCCACCACAACACGGGCGGCTTCATCCTGCTGATGAGCGACCAGCGCAACTCGACGGTTCGCTACAACATCTCGGCCAACGACGGCGGCGGCAACCGCGGCACCGATGCGGACAACGGTGGTGGAGGCTCCTACACCTACAAGGAGCAGAGCATCTTCCACTACTGGGTCAGCAGCGAGAGCTCCGCGATGCCGCAGATCTACAACAACACGTTCTACGTGGGCGACGGCATCTCGACCTCGCTGTTCGGGGAGGGCAACTCCGGCAACAACTCCGGCACCGTCGCGCACTTCTGGAACAACATCATCGTCAAGGAGGGCGCCGGAAGCTTCAAGTTCCTCTCGGCCAACCCGTCGAACGGCGCCGACGCGATCGAGCGCAAGATGGTGGACAACCCCGAGCGCTACTTCAAGAACAACGTGATCTGGCCCGCGTCGATCGCCTCGGTGACCAGCGGTGCGACGCCGGACAAGCTGGCGCTGTCGGACAACGTGATCGCCGACCCGCAGCTCGCGCTCACCCGTGACCCCTCGCTCGTCGCCGAGCTCGCCACCCAGGCGGGCACCACGTTCGACGTCGAGACCGGCTCGATCGCCGAGTTCACCTCCCGGGAGAAGCTGCGCCAGCGCGCCGCGCTGTTCCAGATCGACGCCGACAGCGTCGCCGCGGCGGCCGGTCTCACGATCTCGGACGCCCTGGCTCGGGTCGACGCCCCCGTCGAGGACTTCTTCGGCGGGAACGTCGCCGGTGTGGCCGCGGACGTCGGGGCCCACCAGGCCACGCAGATCGCGACCACCATCGAGGTCATCGCGCCCGAGGTGGCCGTGACCACGGCGGCCGGCGTCTACCCGACGCTCCCGGCGACGGTCGACGTCACGGTCCGCGAGACCGCCGGCGCGAACGTCACCGAGCGCACCGAGACGCGACCCGTGGTCTGGGACGTCATCCCCCTCGGCGATCTCCAGGAGGCGGGCGAGGTCTCGGTGAGCGGTGTGCTGCAGGGCAACCCCACCGGATCGGTCACCGCCACCGTGACGGTCGAGGGCGACCTCGGCCCGGGCGTGAACGTGAACCGCAGCGACTCCACGGACGCGGCATACGTCCAGCAGGGCAACCCGACGACGGCGATGAGCGCGCCGGGTGCCGGGGGCGGCATCACCACCCCGGCCGCCGGTGACATGTTCAAGTTCCCGTTCGGGCTCTCGTTCAACAACAACCACACGCTGAAGCTCAAGAACGCGGCGTCCGTCGGCTTCAACCGCCGCATCCTCGTGGAGGTGGACACCACGCAGTTCGACGGTGAGCTCGCCGACGTGAAGAACGCGTCGCTGCGGCTGTACGTCTCCCGGTTCGACTCCTGGAGCGGTGCGGGCGGCACGGACGCGGAGCGGGTGCGCAACACCCAGTTCGTGGCGGACGTCTACGCGAACGACCCGACCTGGACCTCCGGGACGGTCACCTGGAACAACGCCCCGCTGAACGCGGACGTGCCGGTGACGACGGTGCCGGACTACGCCACGCTCCCGCTGGTGTCCAGCCGACTGGTCACCAACTCGGAGATCTTCGACAACGGCTACGCGCTCGACCTCGACGTCACGTCCTACATCAGGTCGCTGCCCGAGGGGACCGAGTCGGCGAGCTTCCTGGTCGTCATCCCGCTGAGCACCGCCCCGAACTTCAACCGGGACAACTCCGGGTTCGACTCGTTCTCGCACCTGGGGGCCGCGGCCGCGTACGACCGCTACCAGGCCGGGACGATGACGCTCCCCGCCGGGATGCCGGACGACTTCGTGATGTCGGCGACGGCGCTCGCGCCCTCGCTGCTCCTCTCGGACGTCTACGTCTCGGGGATCGACCCGATCACCCGGACGGTGGCGCCGCTCGAGGTGCCGGTCCTCCCGGAGACCGCGACGGTGCGCTACTCCAACGGTGACTCGCGCGAGGTCCCGGTGACCTGGCCGACCATCGAGGCGTCGCAGCTCGCGGACGAGGGCGAGCACACGATCGTCGGATCGGCGCCCGGGATCGCCAACCCGATCGTCGCCACCGTGACCGTCGTCGCCACGCACGTCACCGGGTTCGAGGACCTGCCGGTCATCGACCTCCCGGTCGGCCTCTCGCGCGGTGAGCTCGGCCTGCCGACGACCGTGACGGCGACGCTCGACGACGGCACGTCGGCCGAGCTGGCCGTCACCGGCTGGGACGACGACCCGAACAACTACGGCCCGAGCAGCCCGCCGGGGACCTACCGGTTCCCGGGTGCCGTCGAGCTGCCCGCCGGGGTCACCAACCCGGACGACCACAAGCCGCAGCAGGAGGTCGTCACGCACCCCCTGCCGGTCTCGGTCAGCCTCTCGGCTGATCGCGACGAGGTCGCGCCCGGTGCGGACCTGCCGGTCCGGGCGAGCATCCGCGGCCAGGAGCCGTACACCGAGGTCGACGCCTGGGGGAGCGAGCTCACCTGGTCGGTCGCCCCGGCGGGTTCGTCCGGCACGACGGGCGGCGACGCGGCCCCGGAGGCGCTCGCGCCCCAGGCGGACGAGGAGCTCGTCACGATCGACGACGACGGGATCGTCCACGTCGCCGAGGGTGCGCAGCCGGGCGACTACGTCGTCACGGCGACGAGCACGCGGGTCGACGGGGTGAGCGGGACGTTCGCGTTCGCCGTCGTCGCCGACGACGGTGAGCCCACCCCGACGCCGTCGGGTGACCCCTCCGGCGACCCGTCGGGCGACCCGTCGGGCGATCCGTCCGGTGAGCCCTCGGGTGACCCGTCGGGCGACCCCTCCGACGGCACGTCGACGTCGCCGAGCGGGTCGGCCAGCGCGTCCCCGAGCGGGACGGCGCCCGGCAGCGGCACGATGCCGGGGACGGGCGTCAGCGCCGGTCTGCTCGTGGCGCTCGCGCTCGGCGCGCTGCTCACCGGCGGTGTGCTCGCGGTGCGGCGCCGGAGGCTCACGGCCTGA
- a CDS encoding LacI family DNA-binding transcriptional regulator, giving the protein MALTMSDVARAAGVSVMTVSNVLNDRPRVGAATRERVLAVVAELGYEIDLTARRLRTGRTGTVALVVPRFDHQYYAELAALLATAFAENGHHLVVEQSNASRENELAAVSPARLRFYDGIVLSAVGLTAEDVTHLRGEVPLVLLGEQDLPEVVDHVMMANAEGARLATEHLLERGSRRIAVLGGARVGDVAGGIGPQRTAGWRAAHRARGLEPPEELVAPVSDHGSGGARGATTELFRRYPDVDAVFAVTDQLAVGALAALHDLGRRVPEEVRVIGFDNLDLLAQVPPGLSTVDPSNAWIVEQTVELLERRIADPAAPAVLRESPVRVVARGSTD; this is encoded by the coding sequence GTGGCCCTGACGATGAGCGACGTCGCCCGCGCCGCGGGTGTCTCCGTCATGACCGTGTCGAACGTGCTCAACGATCGGCCGCGCGTCGGGGCGGCGACCCGGGAGCGGGTGCTCGCGGTCGTCGCCGAGCTCGGGTACGAGATCGACCTGACGGCCCGGCGGCTGCGCACGGGACGCACGGGGACCGTGGCGCTCGTCGTCCCGCGGTTCGACCACCAGTACTACGCGGAGCTGGCGGCGCTCCTCGCCACCGCGTTCGCCGAGAACGGGCACCACCTCGTCGTGGAGCAGTCGAACGCCAGCCGGGAGAACGAGCTCGCGGCGGTCTCCCCCGCCCGCCTGCGGTTCTACGACGGGATCGTGCTGAGCGCCGTCGGGCTCACCGCCGAGGACGTCACGCACCTGCGGGGAGAGGTGCCGCTCGTCCTGCTCGGGGAGCAGGATCTCCCCGAGGTCGTCGACCACGTCATGATGGCCAACGCCGAGGGGGCTCGGCTGGCCACCGAGCACCTGCTGGAGCGGGGGTCGCGACGGATCGCCGTGCTCGGCGGGGCGCGCGTCGGGGACGTGGCCGGCGGCATCGGCCCGCAGCGCACGGCCGGGTGGCGCGCGGCCCACCGCGCGCGGGGCCTCGAGCCGCCGGAGGAGCTCGTCGCACCGGTGTCCGACCACGGCTCGGGAGGTGCGCGGGGTGCGACGACCGAGCTGTTCCGGCGCTACCCGGACGTCGACGCGGTGTTCGCGGTGACCGATCAGCTCGCCGTCGGGGCTCTCGCCGCGCTCCACGACCTCGGCCGACGCGTTCCGGAGGAGGTCCGGGTCATCGGCTTCGACAACCTCGACCTGCTGGCCCAGGTCCCCCCGGGGCTGTCCACCGTCGACCCGAGCAACGCGTGGATCGTCGAGCAGACCGTCGAGCTGCTCGAGCGTCGCATCGCGGACCCCGCGGCCCCGGCCGTGCTGCGCGAGTCCCCCGTTCGAGTCGTGGCGCGCGGGTCGACGGACTAG
- a CDS encoding glycoside hydrolase family 43 protein, producing the protein MLESSHPHPLDEVPCHDPFILPVEDGYLLYTSYDSARWELFVPPGSDHRAPPGTGVLAWWSPDLLTWGSPRAVLTVPEDCWADPTRAPWAPEVHAWNGRYVLAATLHAPDDRLPDVRQRGTRITLAPAVVDRYDFAPSRRGTVLAVADDPRGPFELLDPASSHTPRDFMALDGTLTRDEHGRPWFVYAHEWVQILDGTMEAVPLDEDLGVAGDPVHLFRASEASWFADVVPSTQALAPYVTDGPQLVRLPDGALGMLWASYRPDLGFSAGEYVETQAISRSGSLLGPWEQGDVLVGGNAGHGMLFRRHAGDLAGGETEGGETADPDPGPDTLVLHRGMNSSRVRAEIHAVGLTPDGVVLRERLA; encoded by the coding sequence ATGCTGGAGTCCAGCCACCCCCATCCCCTCGACGAGGTTCCCTGCCACGACCCCTTCATCCTCCCGGTCGAGGACGGCTACCTGCTCTACACCTCCTACGACTCGGCGCGCTGGGAGCTGTTCGTCCCGCCGGGCTCGGACCACCGGGCGCCGCCCGGCACGGGCGTGCTCGCCTGGTGGAGCCCGGACCTGCTGACGTGGGGGTCCCCGCGCGCGGTCCTCACCGTGCCGGAGGACTGCTGGGCCGACCCGACCCGCGCGCCCTGGGCGCCGGAGGTCCACGCCTGGAACGGGCGCTACGTCCTCGCGGCGACGCTCCACGCGCCCGACGACCGCCTGCCCGACGTGCGCCAGCGCGGCACGAGGATCACGCTCGCACCGGCCGTCGTCGACCGCTACGACTTCGCGCCGAGCCGCCGGGGCACCGTGCTCGCCGTCGCCGACGACCCGCGCGGGCCGTTCGAGCTGCTCGACCCCGCCTCGTCGCACACCCCGCGCGACTTCATGGCGCTCGACGGCACGCTGACCCGGGACGAGCACGGCCGACCGTGGTTCGTCTACGCGCACGAGTGGGTGCAGATCCTCGACGGCACGATGGAGGCCGTCCCGCTGGACGAGGACCTCGGCGTGGCTGGCGATCCCGTCCACCTGTTCCGCGCCTCGGAGGCGTCCTGGTTCGCGGACGTCGTGCCGTCGACGCAGGCGCTCGCCCCCTACGTCACCGACGGACCGCAGCTCGTCCGGCTGCCCGACGGCGCGCTCGGGATGCTCTGGGCCTCCTACCGGCCCGACCTCGGCTTCTCGGCCGGCGAGTACGTCGAGACCCAGGCGATCTCCCGCTCCGGCTCGCTCCTCGGGCCGTGGGAGCAGGGCGACGTCCTCGTCGGCGGCAACGCCGGGCACGGCATGCTGTTCCGGCGGCACGCCGGCGACCTCGCGGGCGGCGAGACGGAGGGCGGCGAGACGGCGGACCCCGATCCCGGCCCCGACACGCTCGTGCTGCACCGCGGCATGAACTCCTCGCGGGTTCGGGCCGAGATCCACGCGGTCGGGCTGACACCCGACGGCGTCGTCCTGCGGGAGCGTCTCGCATGA
- a CDS encoding glycoside hydrolase family 43 protein: MTHSAELTDPFGYLLVPFVEDAREHREKIYLSLSVGDDPLRWRRLAGGEAILESTSGTTGVRDPHLVRRHDGTGFHILATDLRVWADGPEIDWSRLSRHGSRDLVVWDSPDLLAWSEPRYVTVAPPEAGMAWAPEAHHDESSGEYLVYWSSKLFAPDDPGHDGGSHSRILVSRTRDFVTFSPARVYLDPGEEVIDMTVYVEDPAREGEGTRVHRFAKDNGGGRGIVQESGSSFLADDFTPVAARLGSVFHEGVEAPLIFRDHHEPRWYLWVDAYGLRPMGYRALTTTDLAAGAWEPVPDAAFDLPPDTKHGTVLPLTRAEHARLDAAL; encoded by the coding sequence ATGACGCACTCCGCCGAGCTGACCGACCCCTTCGGGTACCTGCTCGTCCCCTTCGTCGAGGACGCGCGCGAGCACCGGGAGAAGATCTACCTCTCGCTCAGCGTCGGCGACGACCCGCTGCGGTGGCGCCGGCTGGCCGGCGGGGAGGCGATCCTCGAGTCGACCTCGGGGACGACGGGTGTGCGCGACCCGCACCTCGTCCGCCGTCACGACGGCACCGGGTTCCACATCCTCGCGACCGACCTGCGGGTCTGGGCCGACGGGCCGGAGATCGACTGGTCGCGGCTGAGCCGGCACGGCAGCCGCGACCTGGTGGTCTGGGACTCCCCGGACCTGCTCGCCTGGTCCGAGCCGCGGTACGTCACCGTCGCTCCGCCGGAGGCCGGGATGGCCTGGGCCCCGGAGGCGCACCACGACGAGTCGTCGGGGGAGTACCTCGTCTACTGGTCCTCGAAGCTCTTCGCCCCCGACGACCCGGGCCACGACGGCGGGTCCCACAGCCGGATCCTCGTCAGCCGCACGCGCGACTTCGTCACGTTCTCCCCGGCCCGGGTGTACCTCGACCCCGGCGAGGAGGTCATCGACATGACCGTCTACGTCGAGGACCCGGCGCGCGAGGGCGAGGGGACCCGCGTCCACCGGTTCGCCAAGGACAACGGCGGCGGCCGCGGCATCGTCCAGGAGTCCGGGTCGAGCTTCCTCGCCGACGACTTCACCCCGGTCGCCGCGCGCCTGGGGAGCGTGTTCCACGAAGGCGTCGAGGCGCCCCTGATCTTCCGCGACCACCACGAGCCGCGCTGGTACCTGTGGGTCGACGCCTACGGGCTGCGGCCCATGGGCTACCGCGCGCTCACGACGACGGACCTCGCCGCGGGCGCGTGGGAGCCGGTCCCGGACGCCGCGTTCGACCTCCCGCCCGACACCAAGCACGGCACCGTGCTGCCCCTCACCCGCGCCGAGCACGCCAGGCTCGACGCCGCGCTCTGA